The following proteins are co-located in the Lichenicola cladoniae genome:
- a CDS encoding ATP-binding protein: MIGTLAKMLAGLSLTLRQPLYSFCDVETTHGDALVSKHSDYISFVRLDGMRKMATRQDVARMALAQRVDLAASLENKGHAILGWFASDPELSAVEIDRLNMDSCRAVARELNMDLTDILDERARLWPKIMRWEAAYYVLFTRRSVLTKEERKQMKEEQDAMARELPRVGDSQRFYLRSEIMAARHAAFVARVIASLRNADVATVELDAHASLTLAREALYRETAGSAWRPVLLGDRAMPRCPEDGEKARPEHLLWPSIRSQIFHADAVTQGGQRVQIGDYEYAPIDMAVGPEDPRPFIELAAALGRDRIPWRGAILIEGGGKSSMAMKEVGASFLAMFPSNGDLRRAFAALRQERIDNNHISVKLRASFATWAPIEDKRKLRRRASTLSQRIEGWGNCRATSVSGDPLEGAMSSVPGLALASTGTASLALLGDALSMMPWNRTASPWEHGSVVFRRPDGAIWPYDPAGGSMRPQVLDIFVAPPRSGKSVLANSINLGLCLSTAVMGSKGAKLPLIGKVDIGPSVQGFIRLLQEALGPERRHEAIFVTMQFGRGYEVNIFDLQVGCEYPLPLEKAFLQNFMALATLPPETTTPFEGINQMIGLVLDEAYRLCTDVPGGSPKRYRVGVEPDVDAMLQNRNVDLEHEEPWWRDVVNALIGLGEYRLAEVAQRYAVPTMQDLISAARTDQVRDMFNKLKIDATHEDSCSLFERYIYDIIRKYPTLNSPTKLDFGPARVIGLDLAAVAPTGSASANRQTEMMYMLARHLLARNFFLHPDYAQYVPVAVRDYHLARFQDVMESVKRLDYDEWHRTERSPQVRAQAELDVREGPKHNIQLGFASQRLQDMGDGITSQATGRFILKAGDEKEADEIINRFNLTEASAGIVRYGLNGPGPEGAPFLAILTAGGEKYEQMLVNSLGPIELWALSTTPGDTGLRNRLYDRVGFSEGLRRLSKVFPYGSALKEIDRRKKDRLIRGELDTKAELGVIDELAGELLNGHGIGMKLRDPDVEGPEPILLAAE, translated from the coding sequence ATGATCGGCACCCTTGCCAAGATGCTTGCTGGGCTCTCGTTGACCCTGCGTCAGCCGCTCTACAGCTTCTGCGATGTCGAGACCACGCATGGCGATGCGTTGGTCAGCAAACATAGCGACTATATCTCGTTCGTCCGCTTAGACGGTATGCGCAAGATGGCGACCCGTCAGGATGTCGCCCGCATGGCGCTGGCCCAGCGCGTCGATCTTGCCGCGTCGCTGGAGAATAAGGGTCATGCGATCCTGGGCTGGTTTGCCTCCGATCCGGAGTTGTCGGCGGTCGAGATCGACCGGCTGAACATGGATAGCTGTCGTGCTGTGGCACGTGAGTTGAACATGGACCTGACCGACATTCTCGATGAGCGGGCGCGGCTGTGGCCGAAAATCATGCGTTGGGAGGCGGCGTACTACGTGCTGTTCACCCGCCGCTCGGTGCTGACCAAGGAAGAGCGCAAGCAGATGAAGGAGGAGCAGGACGCCATGGCGCGGGAACTCCCCCGCGTCGGCGACAGCCAGCGCTTCTATCTGCGCTCCGAGATCATGGCGGCGCGGCATGCCGCTTTCGTCGCACGTGTCATTGCCTCCCTGCGCAACGCCGACGTCGCCACGGTTGAACTCGACGCCCACGCATCGCTGACCCTGGCCCGCGAGGCGCTGTATCGCGAGACGGCGGGCTCGGCTTGGCGGCCGGTGCTGCTCGGCGACCGCGCCATGCCGCGCTGTCCGGAAGACGGTGAGAAGGCACGGCCGGAGCATCTGCTGTGGCCGTCAATCCGCAGTCAGATCTTCCATGCGGACGCCGTCACCCAGGGCGGGCAGCGGGTGCAGATCGGCGATTACGAGTATGCGCCGATCGACATGGCCGTGGGGCCGGAGGATCCGCGCCCGTTCATCGAGTTGGCCGCAGCCCTGGGCAGGGACCGCATCCCCTGGCGCGGCGCCATCCTGATCGAGGGCGGCGGCAAATCATCGATGGCGATGAAAGAGGTCGGCGCCAGCTTCCTGGCCATGTTCCCGAGCAACGGCGATCTGCGCCGCGCCTTCGCCGCCTTGCGGCAGGAGCGCATCGACAACAACCACATCTCGGTCAAGTTGCGGGCCTCGTTCGCGACCTGGGCGCCGATCGAAGACAAGCGCAAGCTGCGTCGCCGCGCCTCGACGTTGAGCCAGCGCATCGAGGGCTGGGGCAACTGCCGCGCCACCAGTGTCAGCGGTGATCCCCTGGAAGGGGCGATGAGCAGCGTGCCCGGGCTGGCGCTGGCGTCGACCGGAACGGCGTCACTGGCTCTGCTGGGTGATGCGCTGTCGATGATGCCGTGGAACCGGACCGCTTCGCCCTGGGAGCATGGCTCCGTGGTGTTTCGCCGGCCGGATGGGGCGATCTGGCCGTATGACCCGGCTGGCGGCTCCATGCGTCCGCAGGTGCTCGATATCTTCGTGGCACCTCCACGCTCGGGCAAATCAGTGCTGGCCAACTCGATTAACCTCGGGCTCTGCCTCAGCACCGCCGTCATGGGCTCCAAGGGCGCCAAGCTGCCGCTGATCGGCAAGGTCGATATCGGCCCGTCCGTGCAAGGCTTCATCCGTCTGCTGCAGGAGGCGCTCGGTCCGGAGCGCCGGCACGAGGCGATCTTCGTCACCATGCAGTTCGGCCGCGGCTACGAGGTCAACATCTTCGATCTGCAGGTCGGCTGTGAGTATCCGCTGCCGCTGGAGAAAGCCTTCCTGCAGAACTTCATGGCGCTGGCAACCTTGCCGCCGGAGACCACCACCCCGTTCGAGGGCATCAACCAGATGATTGGCTTGGTGCTCGATGAAGCCTACCGGCTGTGCACCGATGTGCCGGGCGGCTCACCCAAGCGCTACCGCGTCGGCGTCGAACCCGACGTCGATGCCATGCTGCAGAACCGCAACGTCGATCTCGAGCATGAAGAACCATGGTGGCGTGATGTGGTCAACGCCCTGATCGGCCTGGGCGAGTATCGTCTGGCCGAGGTGGCGCAGCGCTACGCAGTGCCGACGATGCAGGACCTGATTAGCGCCGCGCGCACCGACCAGGTACGCGATATGTTCAACAAGCTCAAGATCGACGCGACGCATGAGGATTCATGCTCGCTATTCGAGCGCTACATCTACGACATCATCCGCAAGTATCCGACGCTGAACAGCCCGACCAAGCTGGACTTCGGCCCGGCGCGGGTGATCGGTCTTGATCTGGCGGCTGTGGCGCCAACCGGCTCGGCCTCGGCCAACCGGCAGACCGAGATGATGTACATGCTGGCCCGGCATCTGCTGGCGCGCAATTTCTTCCTGCATCCGGACTACGCGCAATACGTGCCAGTCGCCGTGCGCGACTACCACCTGGCGCGCTTTCAGGACGTTATGGAAAGCGTCAAGCGCCTCGACTACGACGAGTGGCACCGCACCGAACGCAGCCCACAGGTGCGTGCCCAGGCTGAACTCGATGTGCGGGAAGGTCCCAAGCACAACATCCAGTTGGGCTTTGCCTCGCAGCGCCTGCAGGACATGGGCGACGGGATCACCTCGCAGGCGACCGGCCGCTTCATTCTCAAGGCTGGTGATGAGAAGGAAGCGGACGAGATCATCAACCGCTTCAACCTGACCGAGGCCAGCGCTGGGATTGTTCGATATGGTCTGAATGGTCCGGGTCCTGAAGGCGCGCCCTTCCTCGCCATCCTCACAGCGGGTGGGGAGAAATACGAGCAGATGCTGGTCAATTCGCTTGGGCCGATCGAGTTGTGGGCGCTGAGCACAACCCCGGGCGACACCGGCTTGCGCAACCGACTGTATGATCGGGTGGGCTTCAGCGAGGGGCTTCGACGGCTTTCCAAGGTGTTTCCGTACGGCTCGGCACTCAAGGAGATCGATCGGCGCAAGAAGGACCGGCTGATCCGTGGCGAACTCGACACCAAGGCTGAGCTTGGGGTTATCGACGAACTGGCTGGCGAGCTGCTCAACGGTCATGGCATCGGCATGAAGCTGCGCGACCCGGATGTCGAAGGACCGGAGCCGATACTGTTGGCTGCTGAGTAG
- a CDS encoding DotD/TraH family lipoprotein (Members of this family include DotD of type IVB secretion systems and TraH of plasmid conjugative plasmid systems, both lipoproteins.) — MKVDRAKVFETTSPSSGISTVGALLALGLLAGCASTVVPTDVSMTGMPNAELALRRTLDQVNGDMTQIGGMRPSGYAEAAANAPVLPGELQKPVQFVWTGSLDAGVRKLATSIGYTVVVSAPDDAQAISVAINIDGQVISAFRALGDQAGTTATVQVDPQHRQVQVIHHV, encoded by the coding sequence ATGAAAGTCGATAGGGCTAAGGTCTTCGAGACCACGTCACCATCATCGGGTATATCGACAGTCGGGGCATTGCTGGCGCTGGGGCTGCTTGCGGGCTGTGCGTCGACCGTCGTTCCGACTGACGTGTCGATGACCGGAATGCCAAACGCCGAACTAGCTTTGCGTCGTACCCTCGACCAGGTGAACGGCGACATGACGCAGATCGGCGGCATGCGGCCGTCCGGCTATGCCGAGGCAGCGGCCAACGCGCCGGTGCTTCCGGGCGAATTGCAGAAGCCGGTGCAGTTCGTCTGGACCGGTTCGCTCGACGCCGGCGTGCGAAAGCTCGCCACCAGCATCGGCTACACGGTTGTGGTCTCGGCACCGGACGATGCCCAGGCGATCAGCGTGGCGATTAATATCGACGGCCAGGTGATCAGTGCCTTCCGCGCACTCGGCGACCAGGCAGGCACGACCGCGACCGTGCAGGTCGATCCGCAGCACCGTCAGGTTCAGGTGATCCACCATGTTTAA
- a CDS encoding type IV secretory system conjugative DNA transfer family protein, with protein sequence MFKLRALLCAATVLSSLTISQAGRAEGGIYPNAVPPLPSALQVDQATQTLGNSTNQPVTGAAEAPAIVGGQAPPSLEALQATRPGDQHGDGLKPGRAEELRQSAMVYGAQGGLAGRAFALNEMLRRYEPVLDTTFDFRSLVLPVGSGQTLMRPPIITQAQLAFALGEGGQVARETACIYEITREAQLTSAPPNWREYLVRSWAAPQRPADAALPRTDDEVAYWNKWVAEGWGHGEKQAVDIFLSDLSRLQRDITGMARYRVLLRSGLVEQPRVVFQTRATQGGRDTLHVGDKVVRITDQPGLQGRRAGAGYGCQ encoded by the coding sequence ATGTTTAAGCTCCGGGCGCTGCTGTGCGCGGCCACGGTGTTGTCGTCGCTGACGATCAGCCAAGCCGGGCGGGCGGAGGGCGGGATCTACCCGAATGCAGTCCCCCCACTGCCGTCCGCCCTCCAGGTCGATCAGGCGACGCAGACTCTTGGCAATTCGACGAACCAGCCTGTGACCGGGGCCGCCGAGGCTCCGGCGATCGTTGGGGGACAGGCGCCGCCCTCGCTTGAGGCGCTGCAGGCGACCCGCCCCGGTGATCAGCATGGCGACGGTCTCAAGCCCGGCCGGGCTGAGGAGCTACGCCAATCGGCGATGGTGTATGGCGCGCAAGGCGGCTTGGCCGGTCGTGCCTTCGCGTTGAACGAGATGCTGCGCCGCTATGAGCCGGTGCTGGATACGACGTTCGACTTCCGCTCCCTGGTGTTGCCCGTTGGAAGCGGCCAGACGCTGATGCGGCCGCCGATCATCACCCAGGCGCAGCTGGCCTTTGCTTTGGGCGAGGGTGGTCAGGTCGCCCGCGAGACCGCCTGCATCTACGAGATCACCCGGGAAGCGCAGCTGACTTCAGCGCCGCCGAACTGGCGGGAGTATCTGGTCCGCAGCTGGGCCGCGCCGCAGCGGCCGGCCGACGCTGCGTTGCCGCGCACGGATGACGAAGTGGCCTACTGGAACAAATGGGTCGCGGAAGGCTGGGGCCACGGCGAGAAGCAGGCCGTGGATATTTTCCTGTCCGATCTGAGCCGGCTGCAGCGCGACATTACCGGCATGGCACGATACCGGGTGCTGTTGCGCTCGGGCCTGGTCGAGCAGCCACGTGTCGTGTTCCAGACCCGGGCGACGCAGGGCGGCCGTGACACGCTGCACGTCGGCGACAAGGTGGTGCGGATCACCGATCAGCCAGGATTGCAGGGTAGGCGGGCCGGCGCCGGGTATGGCTGCCAATGA
- a CDS encoding type IV pilus twitching motility protein PilT, with protein MNAVTPIELSSAPAEFWPDEGTVWVSDPRKAAPGLDSLLSWAYDLGASRIGFTTGHPVWLRIHGRNRRATQHSLDEAEIAQIANHLYGADGTARLQGGQDFDVSYEIARTRTKRLRFRLNATPIRTSRRDGANVVLRPIPDMPPTLAAQLVEPGIMAAFRPREGMVIVSGATGSGKSTLIAGFTMAKLEDPAGHYNIAEGAAPIEFLLDRVKSPSSTINQTEIPRDLPTFEAFIRGCMRREPTDIIVGECRDGATMSAAVQAAISGHVLLSTIHAPDVALTMQRIASLCPADERDNLVSAVAQSLRLVINQRLAISTDGRRTALREYLVFDAKLRTKFLQTNPSDWPSLTRKAVDEQGQSYPVAIRRAVEEGRITPQTAAVELKEIG; from the coding sequence ATGAACGCCGTTACTCCGATCGAACTATCGTCCGCTCCGGCTGAATTCTGGCCGGATGAAGGCACGGTTTGGGTCAGCGATCCGCGCAAGGCCGCGCCCGGCCTGGATTCCTTGCTATCCTGGGCCTACGACCTGGGCGCCTCGCGCATCGGCTTCACGACCGGGCATCCGGTCTGGTTGCGCATCCATGGCCGCAACCGCCGCGCCACCCAGCACTCGCTGGACGAGGCGGAGATCGCGCAGATCGCCAACCATCTCTACGGCGCCGATGGCACGGCGCGCCTTCAGGGCGGGCAGGATTTCGACGTCTCGTATGAGATCGCGCGCACGCGGACCAAGCGGTTGCGTTTTCGTCTTAACGCCACGCCGATCCGCACCAGCCGGCGCGACGGCGCCAATGTGGTGCTACGGCCAATCCCTGACATGCCGCCAACCCTGGCGGCGCAACTGGTCGAGCCCGGGATCATGGCCGCGTTCCGGCCGCGAGAAGGGATGGTCATTGTCAGTGGTGCTACAGGCTCAGGCAAATCGACGCTGATCGCCGGCTTCACCATGGCCAAGCTGGAGGATCCAGCAGGCCACTACAATATTGCCGAGGGCGCAGCCCCGATCGAGTTTTTGCTCGACCGGGTGAAAAGTCCGTCGAGCACCATCAACCAGACCGAGATCCCCCGCGATCTGCCGACCTTTGAGGCGTTCATCCGTGGCTGCATGCGCCGCGAGCCGACTGACATCATCGTCGGCGAATGTCGGGATGGCGCGACAATGAGCGCGGCGGTGCAGGCTGCGATATCCGGGCATGTGCTACTCTCAACAATTCATGCACCTGATGTAGCGTTGACGATGCAGCGCATCGCTAGCCTCTGTCCGGCGGATGAACGCGACAACCTCGTCAGCGCCGTCGCGCAATCGCTGCGCCTGGTGATCAATCAGCGGCTGGCCATCTCGACCGACGGCCGCCGCACGGCGTTGCGCGAGTATCTCGTCTTCGATGCGAAACTACGCACCAAGTTCCTGCAGACCAACCCCTCCGACTGGCCGAGCCTGACCCGTAAGGCAGTCGATGAGCAGGGGCAATCCTACCCCGTGGCGATCCGTCGCGCGGTGGAAGAGGGGCGGATAACGCCACAGACAGCGGCGGTCGAACTCAAGGAGATTGGCTGA
- the icmT gene encoding IcmT/TraK family protein — MWRYTALPVKVAVLDARACIPVLVFVLYWSWTTAYIAIAGVVFFTVISWFGLTVPAVVRVIRRGLVGSIRPAVPAWKRRRLA; from the coding sequence ATGTGGCGTTACACGGCTTTGCCGGTCAAGGTCGCGGTACTCGATGCACGAGCCTGCATTCCGGTGTTGGTGTTCGTGCTCTACTGGAGCTGGACGACGGCCTATATCGCCATCGCCGGGGTGGTGTTCTTCACGGTGATCTCGTGGTTCGGGCTGACCGTCCCGGCCGTGGTGCGGGTCATCCGGCGCGGGCTCGTCGGCAGCATCCGCCCGGCGGTCCCGGCCTGGAAACGGCGGCGGCTCGCATGA
- a CDS encoding lytic transglycosylase domain-containing protein — MKVWAGLALAIALSPIAGHAAEPTLPPVVRCIESAAAVHRVPPAVVVILLSVEGGTLGHVSQNTNGTVDIGPMQVNTIWVSIVAKHWGATSAETYAALRDNFCANVEAGTWILRQAMDQAHGDFWEGVGLYHSHDPGYKADYLRKVLRQALRLQTQAQRQAALTPTNRTGS, encoded by the coding sequence ATGAAGGTTTGGGCGGGGCTGGCACTCGCCATCGCGTTGTCGCCAATCGCCGGGCATGCGGCAGAGCCAACGCTGCCCCCGGTCGTCCGCTGCATCGAGTCCGCCGCGGCGGTACACCGCGTTCCGCCTGCCGTGGTGGTGATCCTGCTATCCGTCGAAGGCGGCACGCTCGGCCATGTCAGCCAGAATACGAACGGTACAGTGGATATCGGCCCGATGCAGGTCAACACGATCTGGGTATCTATCGTGGCCAAACATTGGGGCGCCACCTCAGCTGAAACCTACGCGGCTTTGCGCGATAATTTCTGCGCCAACGTCGAAGCTGGAACCTGGATCCTGCGCCAAGCCATGGATCAGGCGCATGGCGACTTTTGGGAAGGGGTCGGCCTCTACCACTCCCACGACCCCGGCTACAAAGCCGACTACCTGCGCAAGGTGCTGCGGCAAGCGCTGCGCTTGCAAACCCAGGCACAACGCCAGGCCGCGCTGACACCCACCAATCGAACAGGAAGTTAA
- a CDS encoding secretion/conjugation apparatus DotM-related subunit — protein MPGGQGNRSAWPSNDDFTFLSLAVVVIGLGFFGWLGWTNYHTEVSGVVAHVARWQIRLVSIFTPALNGLDQTVGNANLDAVTVPEILGVLNQIGLYLRIPVIVFILVLAGLCFTRAAPSKFTRALDLNGLIEELTPTFGSIAAFAKRNLRLVPLQPAALRPSDPALHAAEWVQRFARSTGKRGSSDAIALDEVRATQAFTDQLGPMWRGVEQAPGHVRVLYAAFALHLEQRREEARDLLTAFSIALPPGDQADTTGPAQSYAVPPEVIGDANKALQAKEMLVQAGRIAAGHAYTAPVLMSLLTAARRRSGVLAPAQFACLKLVDRNLWYALHSLGFEGDGPGQTTHPNPRVEAAGARDHWAAERTACRPLVIPSVGRAVSAVRAAIGQDEVSSNLPEAV, from the coding sequence ATGCCCGGCGGTCAAGGCAATCGGTCTGCATGGCCCTCCAACGATGACTTCACCTTTCTTAGCCTCGCGGTGGTGGTAATCGGTCTCGGCTTCTTCGGTTGGCTTGGTTGGACGAACTACCATACCGAAGTCTCGGGCGTGGTGGCCCACGTCGCGCGCTGGCAGATTCGCCTTGTCAGCATATTCACGCCGGCCCTGAATGGATTGGACCAGACTGTCGGGAACGCCAACCTCGATGCCGTGACGGTCCCCGAAATCCTCGGCGTGCTGAACCAGATCGGCCTCTACCTGCGGATCCCCGTCATCGTCTTCATCCTGGTCCTTGCCGGGCTTTGCTTCACCCGGGCGGCCCCGTCCAAGTTCACCCGCGCCCTCGATCTCAACGGCTTGATCGAGGAGCTAACCCCGACCTTCGGTTCGATCGCCGCCTTCGCCAAGCGCAATTTGCGGTTGGTGCCACTGCAGCCTGCTGCGCTGCGGCCAAGCGATCCGGCCCTGCATGCCGCGGAGTGGGTGCAGCGTTTCGCCCGCTCGACTGGAAAGCGCGGATCATCGGATGCCATTGCGCTCGACGAAGTGCGCGCCACGCAGGCTTTTACCGACCAGCTCGGACCGATGTGGCGCGGCGTCGAACAGGCGCCGGGCCATGTGCGGGTTCTTTATGCGGCGTTTGCCTTGCACCTCGAGCAGCGTCGGGAAGAGGCTCGCGATCTGCTGACGGCATTCTCGATCGCATTGCCACCCGGCGATCAGGCGGACACGACCGGACCGGCCCAATCCTATGCGGTGCCGCCCGAAGTGATCGGCGACGCCAATAAGGCTTTGCAGGCCAAGGAAATGCTGGTGCAGGCAGGGCGGATTGCCGCTGGACACGCCTACACCGCTCCGGTGCTCATGAGCCTGCTGACCGCGGCACGTCGGCGGTCCGGCGTTCTGGCGCCGGCTCAGTTCGCCTGCCTGAAGCTGGTCGATCGCAACCTCTGGTATGCGCTGCACTCCCTCGGCTTCGAGGGCGATGGCCCCGGCCAAACGACGCATCCGAACCCCAGGGTCGAGGCGGCGGGAGCGCGCGATCATTGGGCGGCGGAACGTACCGCCTGCCGTCCGCTGGTGATTCCATCGGTCGGCCGGGCGGTCAGCGCCGTTCGCGCCGCGATCGGCCAGGATGAGGTCAGCAGCAACCTCCCGGAGGCCGTATGA